The DNA window tcatacccttctacttcatctttcgagatgttataatttaggctacatttcaatgtaatttcatcaaatgtgatggcaacgtgcctatctcgctcttccatatgctgcacttgatgtttaagtgcatacagcacaggttcatgccatcccggcccgatgtctactctctgcaagatatttgaaagggtcctggctgtagggagcttgaaaattctcctcatggttcggtaggcttttggccctgtacccttaacctgtaacgcccaacttttcatgaagttgctccaccgaatggcccttggtttttttttggcattatcaatttgctcgttgacaaattgtgcggcttgttttggcaatactttggaaatttccctctttaatgtttgtttgctgatagatggtgtctttttctttagccttgacagctttgatttgtagcagccaatttttcttttcagtttttccactgtgttgtcattgctgacactggccagtacatcagtgcctaaaaagaaatgtgacaactgtaacaacagacttatgcacagactactacctatgcagtgttcaacactcagaatgtatctgttaccaccatttgccattaaaTCACTTACTATCCAGGATCTCTGAGTCTGTTGTCTCAATTTCAAGTGCGACCCGTTTTCGGGGTGGTGGACGAACTGTGTCTTGAGATTTAGGGGGGTTGGGACAGTCTACTAGCCAGGGTACGGCCATTGGCAGTAGGCCAGATTTCCTGCAGAATGCAAAGTATTGTAATGTTTATATTTCTACAAACACACTGTAAGCCCAGTTATGAATTGTCTGAGTAAAAA is part of the Engraulis encrasicolus isolate BLACKSEA-1 chromosome 9, IST_EnEncr_1.0, whole genome shotgun sequence genome and encodes:
- the LOC134455877 gene encoding uncharacterized protein LOC134455877 isoform X2, whose amino-acid sequence is MKHRKVCSDHFAISQFVNPLDRKSGLLPMAVPWLVDCPNPPKSQDTVRPPPRKRVALEIETTDSEILDSTDVLASVSNDNTVEKLKRKIGCYKSKLSRLKKKTPSISKQTLKREISKVLPKQAAQFVNEQIDNAKKKPRAIRWSNFMKSWALQVKGTGPKAYRTMRRIFKLPTARTLSNILQRVDIGPGWHEPVLYALKHQVQHMEERDRHVAITFDEITLKCSLNYNISKDEVEGYDEGGRPANHAGVFMIRSLTGKWKQPIGYFLSSGTMKHGVLKTKIMEAVEKVLDTGFTPMVLVMDQGSNNLAACRNLGITEEKPYFFVKSQKIHFLFDPPHLMKNIRNNLRKYGFYIGDKLAEWGDITEMFKIDSQRQHRMAPKLTQRHLSLTAFSTMSVPLATQRKDFSFYLRGTSTRTAWNTSLG